A stretch of the Aegilops tauschii subsp. strangulata cultivar AL8/78 chromosome 4, Aet v6.0, whole genome shotgun sequence genome encodes the following:
- the LOC109786836 gene encoding ABC transporter G family member 45 isoform X2: MNSATTFGEGRNLTTNYIIKILGLSECTDTLVGDEMRRGISGGQKKRLTIGEMLVGLAKCFFMDDISTGLDSSTTYEIIKVIQQMAHLLDLTVVISLLQPPPETLELFDDIILLCEGQIVYQGPRENATDFFEIMGFKCPDRKNIADFLQEVTSMMDQKQYWIGEQHRYHYHSIEKFAESFRSSYLPRLVQDKLLLPNTNTIKGEVVKTGSGLSRWNVFKTCFSREVLLLKRNSPIHIFTTIQITILALVISTIFLRTNMNHKSILDANKYVGALFIAVMLVNFNGMIEIAMTIKRLPTFYKQRELLALPGWALLTPNFLLSIPISLMQTGLWTSLTYYLIGYAPSFIRFMKHFLVLFSMHQTSMGMCRLLAAVARTLVMANVLATTTLIAIFIFGGIVISKDDLKQWLQWGYWTSPFAYAQNAISLNEFLDERWATEFHYENANTIGEAILKIRGFLTESHWYWICVSVLFGFALVFNILSIFALEFLNSPHKREVHTNATDTMMECATKKNGSHDASIPQGVLPFQPLSFAFDAINYSVDMPKEMMKYGVTEKKLHLLQDVSGAFRPGVLTALMGITGAGKTTLLDVLAGRKTGGYIEGTIKVAGYPKKQETFSRISGYCEQSDIHSPNLTVYESLQFSARLRLPSEVTSHQRDMFIHEVMHLVELTRLKNAMVGLPGATGLSAEQRKRLTMAVELVASPSIIFMDEPTTGLDARSAAIVMRAVRKTVDTGRTIVCTIHQPSIEIFESFDELLLMKRGGRIIYSGSLGPHSCNMIDYFEAIPCVPRIKEGQNPAAWMLNVSSNTTEYEIGLDYAEIYRRSSLYKENMILVDELGKPTPGIEDLHFPPIYWQNFRAQCMACLWKQRCAYWKNPEHNVARFLNTFVQSTMFGVVFWQTGSTIKQQQDIFNILGLIYGTSLFLGFNNCTMLQPVVAVERVVLYREKAAGTYSTLAYAIAQVAIELPYMLVQVFMFAAIIYPMIGFQMTVGKFFEFILYMVLSYMYYTLFGMMTVALTPNVEIASGLVYLIFLFWNVFSGFVVGRLLIPVWWRWAYWANPSAWTVYALMFSQLGDRTELILVPGLPYQTVREFLESYLGLEDVYMNLVTYLHVAIIALFTIVFFISLKYLNFQRR, from the exons GAGAAATGCTAGTTGGTCTAGCAAAATGCTTCTTTATGGATGATATTTCAACTGGTCTTGATAGCTCCACGACGTACGAGATCATAAAAGTTATACAACAAATGGCTCATTTACTAGATCTCACGGTGGTTATTTCCTTGCTTCAACCACCTCCTGAGACATTGGAATTATTTGACGACATAATTCTTTTATGTGAGGGTCAAATTGTATACCAGGGCCCTCGAGAAAATGCTACTGATTTCTTTGAGATTATGGGATTCAAATGCCCCGACAGGAAGAATATAGCTGATTTCCTTCAAGAG GTGACCTCCATGATGGACCAAAAGCAATATTGGATTGGTGAACAACATAGGTATCACTACCATTCAATTGAAAAATTTGCGGAATCATTCCGTTCATCCTATCTCCCTCGACTTGTACAAGACAAACTTTTACTGCCAAATACTAATACAATAAAGGGCGAGGTGGTAAAAACTGGTTCAGGTCTCTCGAGATGGAATGTTTTCAAGACATGTTTTTCAAGGGAAGTACTACTTCTGAAAAGAAACTCCCCAATACACATATTCACAACCATACAGATAACTATCCTTGCTTTGGTGATATCGACTATTTTCCTTCGAACAAATATGAACCACAAATCTATACTTGATGCCAACAAGTATGTTGGAGCTCTCTTTATTGCTGTTATGCTAGTAAATTTCAATGGCATGATTGAAATTGCAATGACAATAAAGAGACTTCCCACTTTCTACAAACAAAGAGAGTTACTAGCATTGCCAGGATGGGCACTCCTTACTCCAAATTTCCTTCTTAGTATCCCAATATCACTTATGCAGACAGGTCTTTGGACTAGCTTAACCTACTATTTGATTGGCTATGCACCTTCCTTTATCAG ATTCATGAAGCACTTCTTGGTACTTTTTTCCATGCATCAAACATCAATGGGCATGTGTCGTTTGTTAGCAGCAGTGGCAAGGACGCTAGTAATGGCCAACGTTCTAGCAACCACAACCCTTATAGCAATCTTTATATTTGGAGGCATCGTCATTTCAAAAG ATGATCTCAAACAATGGTTACAGTGGGGATATTGGACATCACCATTCGCCTATGCGCAGAATGCAATCTCTTTAAATGAGTTCCTTGATGAAAGATGGGCTACA GAATTTCATTATGAAAATGCTAATACGATTGGTGAAGCTATCCTCAAGATCAGGGGTTTTCTCACGGAGTCGCACTGGTATTGGATTTGTGTCAGCGTTTTATTTGGATTCGCGCTCGTCTTCAATATACTCAGTATATTTGCACTGGAGTTCTTGAACT CGCCACATAAACGTGAAGTTCACACCAATGCCACGGATACAATGATGGAGTGTGCAACAAAAAAAAATGGATCTCACGATGCATCAATTCCACAAGGTGTCCTTCCATTTCAGCCTCTTTCCTTTGCATTCGATGCTATCAACTATTCTGTCGATATGCCTAAG GAGATGATGAAGTATGGAGTAACAGAGAAAAAACTTCATCTACTACAAGATGTCAGCGGTGCTTTCAGGCCAGGAGTGTTAACAGCTCTGATGGGGATCACTGGTGCTGGAAAGACAACATTGCTCGATGTTTTGGCCGGAAGAAAAACCGGAGGGTATATTGAAGGTACTATCAAGGTAGCAGGATACCCAAAGAAGCAAGAGACATTTTCAAGGATCTCGGGCTATTGTGAACAAAGTGACATTCACTCCCCTAACCTCACTGTATACGAGTCACTTCAGTTTTCTGCAAGACTTCGCTTGCCTTCGGAAGTTACATCGCACCAAAGAGAT ATGTTTATACATGAAGTGATGCACCTAGTTGAGTTAACTAGATTGAAGAATGCAATGGTGGGTCTGCCAGGAGCAACTGGCCTGTCAGCTGAGCAACGAAAAAGGCTAACAATGGCCGTGGAGCTGGTAGCTAGTCCCTCCATCATATTTATGGATGAGCCAACCACTGGCTTGGATGCCCGTTCTGCAGCAATTGTCATGAGAGCTGTAAGAAAGACAGTGGACACGGGACGAACTATTGTATGCACAATTCATCAACCAAGCATTGAGATATTTGAATCATTTGATGAG CTTCTACTTATGAAAAGAGGTGGTCGGATCATATATAGTGGTTCACTAGGTCCACATTCTTGCAACATGATAGATTATTTCGAG GCTATACCCTGTGTTCCTAGAATAAAAGAGGGACAAAACCCAGCAGCATGGATGTTGAATGTTAGTTCAAACACAACAGAATACGAGATTGGACTGGACTATGCAGAAATTTATCGACGCTCCTCTCTATACAA GGAGAACATGATTCTAGTTGACGAGCTTGGAAAACCAACACCCGGCATAGAGGATCTACATTTTCCTCCAATATACTGGCAGAACTTTAGGGCACAATGCATGGCTTGCTTGTGGAAACAAAGATGTGCATATTGGAAAAACCCGGAACATAATGTTGCTCGATTCCTAAACACGTTTGTTCAATCAACTATGTTTGGAGTTGTATTTTGGCAAACTGGATCAACAAT TAAACAGCAACAAGATATATTCAACATACTAGGACTCATATATGGAACATCACTATTTCTGGGCTTCAATAATTGCACTATGTTACAACCAGTTGTGGCCGTGGAGAGGGTTGTTCTCTATCGAGAAAAGGCAGCAGGCACATACTCCACCTTGGCCTATGCCATAGCTCAG GTGGCAATTGAATTGCCTTACATGCTTGTCCAAGTGTTCATGTTTGCGGCAATCATTTACCCAATGATTGGATTCCAAATGACCGTTGGCAAGTTCTTTGAGTTTATCCTTTACATGGTGCTAAGTTACATGTACTACACACTCTTCGGGATGATGACAGTAGCACTGACACCAAATGTTGAGATAGCTTCTGGATTAGTCTATCTTATCTTCCTCTTTTGGAATGTCTTCTCTGGCTTCGTCGTTGGAAGATTG CTAATCCCGGTGTGGTGGAGGTGGGCGTATTGGGCAAATCCATCAGCATGGACGGTGTATGCGCTCATGTTCTCGCAGCTGGGCGATCGTACGGAGCTGATTCTTGTGCCCGGGCTGCCATACCAGACAGTGCGGGAGTTCCTGGAGAGCTACCTTGGCCTCGAGGATGTCTACATGAACCTTGTCACCTACCTGCATGTGGCCATTATCGCCTTGTTCACCATTGTCTTCTTTATCTCCTTGAAGTACCTCAATTTCCAGCGGAGATAG
- the LOC109786837 gene encoding serine/arginine-rich splicing factor RS31, which translates to MRPVFCGNFDYETRQSDLERLFSKYGPIRRIDMKSGYAFVYFQDERDAEDAIRRLSNAEFGHTSRRLSVEWSRQEEPVPKNRDRPTGADAKPTRTLFVINFDPIRTKVVDIERHFEPYGKIANIRIRKNFAFVQYEAQEDASVAVNKTDKSTILDRVVTVEYAFRDDDNERDDRHGSPRRGGDRYGSPRRGGDRYGSPRRGGDRYSSPKRADQGRRPYVRSPSPRYRSPDYDRRPRNSGYDGRDGAPYGRSRSPVYDRYERGRSPGYGRY; encoded by the exons ATGAGGCCGGTGTTCTGCGGCAACTTCGACTACGAGACGCGGCAGTCGGACCTGGAGCGCCTCTTCTCAAAGTACGGGCCCATCCGCCGCATCGACATGAAATCCG GCTACGCCTTTGTCTACTTCCAAGACGAGCGCGACGCCGAGGATGCAATAAGGCGCCTCAGCAACGCCGAGTTCGGCCATACCAGCCGCAGGCTCTCTGTCGAATGGTCAAGG CAAGAGGAGCCGGTGCCCAAGAACCGCGACAGGCCTACAGGGGCAGATGCAAAGCCCACCAGGACGCTCTTTGTTATCAACTTTGACCCCATCCGCACCAAAGTCGTCGACATCGAGAGGCATTTTGAGCCCTACGGCAAGATTGCAAACATTCGAATCCGCAAGAACTTTGCTTTCGTGCAGTACGAGGCGCAGGAGGACGCCAGTGTAGCCGTCAACAAGACCGACAAGAG CACGATATTGGACAGGGTAGTGACGGTTGAATACGCCTTCCGGGATGATGACAATGAAAGAGATGACAGACATGGCAGTCCCAGGCGAGGCGGTGACAGATACGGCAGCCCGAGACGAGGGGGTGACAGATATGGCAGTCCTAGACGAGGCGGTGACAGATATAGCAGTCCAAAAAGAGCTGACCAGGGCAGGCGTCCCTACGTGCGGTCCCCTAGCCCTAGGTACCGAAGTCCAGATTACGATCGCCGTCCACGTAATTCTGGGTATGATGGCCGCGATGGAGCACCCTATGGTAGGAGCCGAAGCCCTGTGTATGATCGTTATGAAAGAGGCAGGAGCCCCGGCTATGGTCGTTATTAG